The window TATTTATTTACGTCTCTTTACTGAAAAGAAACCAATAAAATACCTTTTATATCTAAACATTTTGAATTAAAACTTATATATTAAAATATTGATATAATAGTTGGGGTTCAAAATTTGAATATAAGAGATATATGGAATGAGGAAACGAGGAGAATTGAACAGGAGTGGTCAGAAGACCCTAGATGGAAAGGAATTAAGAGAAGTTACACAGCCTCTGACGTAGTAAAGTTAAGAGGATCTGTTAGAATTGAATACACTTTAGCAAAATTAGGGGCTCAAAAGTTGTGGAAGTTATTAAACACTGAGCCCTATGTTGCCACCTTCGGTGCCTTGACAGGCTCCCAAGCGGTGGAAATGGCAAAAGCAGGGTTAAAGGCTATATATGTAAGCGGATGGCAAGTCGCCGCAGATAATAACTTGTCAAATCAAACTTATCCTGACTTAAGCTTATACCCCTCTAATAGCGTACCGAACCTGATTAGGAGATTAAATAACGCGTTATTAAGAGCAGACCAAATATCATGGAGTGAAGGAAAACGTGATGTAGACTATCTATTACCTATCGTGGCTGATGCAGAGGCTGGCTTTGGTGGTCCAATTCACGCATTTGAACTAACAAAGGCTATGATTGAAGCAGGTGCTGCTGGTGTACACTTTGAAGATCAGTTAGCTTCCGAAAAGAAATGTGGTCATCTAGGCGGAAAGGTATTAATTCCCACAGGCGCATTCATAAGAGTACTGAATGCAGCCAGACTGGCTTCAGATGTCTTAGGTGTACCGACAATATTAATTGCAAGAACAGATGCACTAAATGCTGCATACTTATCTAACGATATTGATGAGAGAGATACTGCCTTCTTGACTGGAAAAAGAACTCCCGAAGGTTATTATGAGGTTAAAGGTGGTATAGAATACACGATCGCAAGGGGATTAGCTTATGCGCCTTATGCTGACTTACTATGGTTTGAGACCTCACGTCCAGACTTAGATGAAGCTAAGCAATTTGCAGACGCCATTCACGCTCACTTCCCAGGAAAAATGTTAGCCTATAACTTATCTCCATCCTTCAACTGGAAGAAGTTTATGGACGACTCAAAGATTGGTAAGTTCATAGAGGAATTAGGTGACATGGGATACAAGTTCCAGTTCATAACCCTAGCAGGCTGGCACTTGATAAACTACCACACATTTACACTAGCAAGAGCCTACAAGAACGAGGGAATGCTAGGTTACGTAAGGTTACAGGAGCTGGAGTTCCAAGCTCAAAGGGAAGGATATACTGCAGTAAGCCACCAAAGAGAAGTAGGAACCGAATACTTCGACCTAGTACTAACAATAGCCTCAGGAGGAAACGCATCAACAACAGCAATGAAAGGATCAACTGAAGCAGAACAATTCGTCCAAGTAGAACAAAAAGCCAGAAAATGAAAGCCTAATTAGTCTTTTTTTACAAGATCTCTCCCTACATTTTTATAACCTTTCCTGAAAAATTTTGGGTTGTTATTTCAACTGACCTAAACTAACTTAATTTTATATACAAACCTGTGATTAATGCTCTAATAGCGCTTCAAAGGTTAAGTATGTTATTCATTAACTTTTCTGAGCTAAGCATATTACTACATATATTATTACCTAATTTTCTAATTACTCCTCTAAGAATTTAGGATGATAACTAAAATAGTAGGGAAATGAGCGTCTAGTTAACCTTAGTTAGTTCGGTTTTGAGATGAGATAAGTAGACTGACTTCCTCCCCGCCTTGAAGGGCGAGGCTTTCCTCACCTTCTAAATCCGTTTATAGGATATAAGATACTAAAGGTTAAGGTAAATCATTGAACAAATATGAACTATATCATGAATGACATGTTTCAGATCGTCATAGAAGGAGGAATGTTTCTGCTATAAGTAAGAAAGTTCTGGCTTGAGACTTAGTTTTAGAGCTTTAAACCCCTCACTCTAATACATAGATATTATGGCTTGATGAGACGAACGTACTAACACATAAATGCTCTTTAGCTACAGATCTGACTTTCTCTAACTATCGTGACTGTTTTTATACTTTTATATACCTTTAGGGGAGGAGATGTTGATTATTCACCAAAAAAGTTTGAAAATGTAATAATATTATATATGAAATTAAATCAGTAACACATCTATCTTGTTACAAGTATTATTCCCCTGGTATCGAAACTATTCTTGTTAAGAAATTCATAGAACATTCTATCTAGAGTAACTAAAGGTATTTTAGTAAAACTGTGGGATGAATATAATATAGCGTCAAATATATCATTCCAACCTTTGCTTACAATATCGTATACAACATTTAAATCTAGTTCCTCCATTAGAACAAGGTTGACAGTATGGTTTATATAAGATAGACCTTTAATTGCGTCCTGCGGTATTAGTCCTAACCCGAGTTTCCTCGCCTCCTTTATTACAACTGCAATAAGCTCTACCAGCATCAAGGAAGGGTAGTATATGTTCTTGCCTTCTAGTAAATTTTCGTTAACTCCTCTAACTTTAATACCTAAGAAGGGGAGTAAAAGTGATGTATCAACCATTAATTCCGAATGATCTAGTAATTTCTTCTCCAACCTTTTCTACCTCATCAGCGTCTATTTCTGCCCAATATCCCGTTGGTCTCTTGAGGGGAACTAAGGTAATTTTATCGCCTTCTCTTGTAACCACTAGTAAATCTCCCTCCTTTATTTTCATTTCGTCAACGATCTCTTTAGGTATGTATATCGCATATTTCCTCCCCACTCTTAGAACTTTTGCCATGTGATCATTCTGGTAAATCTTACTAATAAGCATTATCTGACCACATGGATCACTGAGACTGAAAAACCTTACTTATTGCCTAGCTGAGTGTTGGGTAGTATATATATTTCACACACTTAATGGTCATACGAGGTATGTGGGCACGAATGCTTAAAGAAGATCTCATAGGCTTCACTTTTGTGTGAATAGGCCGTTGTAGCCATTAACCAATAAATTAGGTAAACTTGTCTGAGACGTAAAGTATTGTATATAGGAATATATAATCTAATTTTGTATAGACAACACACTATAGTTAAATATCAATTAGGCTTTCTCTAGATGAAATGTGATTCTTTTAGTTTTATTCATTACTTTTTGTAGTTACCTTTGATTATGGGGGTTAGAGTTCCAAGCTCAAAGGGAAGGATATACTGCAGTAAGCCACCAAAGAGAAGTAGGAACCGAATACTTCGACCTAGTACTAACAATAGCCTCAGGAGGAAACGCATCAACAACAGCAATGAAAGGATCAACTGAAGCAGAACAATTCGTCCAAGTAGAACAAAAAGCTACAAGATTAGACTGCATTCTAGAAAATTCAAAAAATCTATATGTTTAACTTTTTTTAAAAAAAGTTTATAAGCACAAAAGTTATCCTGCACTTATGAAAGAAGAGTACGTAAAAGAGATTCCGATTAGGGCTGACAGGTCTTCAATAATGAACTTATTAACTGATGCACATCTTTTCGTGGGTATATCTGGTCACATATCAATATACAAGATTTTTGATACAACTTTAAATGATTTTGTGCCTCAGGCTGATGCTAATAACCCTGGAGATAAATATAAGATAGCTTTTCTTTACCAAGATGAGTCAGGTATATTATATTGTTTAAATGGTGTTCTTCAAGGTCCTCAAGTTAATTCAAATACTGTAGCTTACTCAGGACATACAGACGATGAACAGTTGAGCTTGGAGATTAACTTCGATGTTAAAGATGACAATGTAATAGGGAAAATGAGCATAGAGTATAGTTCTGGTTTCTTTGACCTATTTAAGAGGAAATCCTTCAATAAAAAGGCTAAATGGTACGGTAACATGGCAGAGCATATATTAGTTAAACATTACTCATGGTACCTTAGTAAGTTAGGTCCGTCAATAAACAATAACCTTGTGGAGATCTCTAAGGCAAGTGGTGACGTTAATGAGTTGATAGCGAAACTTAGAGGTTTAATGAAATTCAATAATACATTCTTTGTCTTGAAGGGAGATGACTTCAAAATGGTAGGAAAGATAAGTAACGGGGACATTGTAAACGCTAAGTTGACCATATCAGGTAAGGTCTATGTATATAGGGAAGCAATAGCAAAACTATTTGCATTGACAGGTAATGCTGAACTAAAGGTCTATAGAATGTCGTCTGATGACGCTATTATGGCTGTGCTGGAGAATATGGAACAATGAGAGATATTCTTTTTCTTGTGATCCATCCAATAGATTTTTAGATAATTAGATGTGATGAACGAGACAAAACTACTTATATTAGCCAAGGTTAAAGAAAATGAATGAAATCTCGTATAAGGCTTTATAGTTAACTTACGAATAAGTGACCTAACTCTAAGATTCCTCCTGATAATAAACATGTTGAAGCGTAATGTGTTTGAGGAGATAAAAATTCAAGGTAAGGAGAATCAAAGTTTAAGATAATTGTTTAATTTGAAGTTTCACCAATTATACAAGAGCTAAATTAACTAACCTTATTACATCCTCCCTTAGCAACCTAACTTGATCTTGGGAGAGATTAACTTCATGGAAACCTTCTATATGTAATATCCAGGCTGATAACCATAAGGACGATATACTACTATAGAATTTCTCCAGCTCACTGACAGCCTCGAAATAGAGCTTAGATGTCCAATGATTTAATGACTTAACTCTTCTGACTACGCTTACATTATTTTTTAAGGATAGGATTTTTATTGACTCCTCAGCAGCCTTATAATACTTCTCAGAAGCCTGAACAACATCACCCCTAGACAACAACTCATCAGCTTCTTTTAGCAACTTTGTTATTGAGTCTTTCGTCAGCAACCTGTACTAATTTTACAATATTTTCTCTATAAGCTTTAACCTGTTGGCTGTCCATGTTTACAGTTATAAGTGCGATCGCCGATCCCCAGCTCTCGATAATCCACTTCCCTAAGATTGACGATAACGAGAAAACACACTTGTTCAATAGCTCTCCACTCCATCCTTCATTATTGGTCTTATTGATGACTTCGAGCTCTAAAACACTTGATAGGATTTTTATTGACTCCTCAGCAGCCTTATAATACTTCTCAGAAGCCTGAACAACATCACCCCTAGACAACAACTCATCAGCCTCCTCCAAGTATACATCAGCTGAAGTTCTTAGCTTTAGCATAGTATCCACTCCATCAATTATTATTATATACTTTATAAATTATAAATTACATTTTACGGTCCTAGTATGTGTATTTATCATATCTACTTCTAAAATCATATTCGTCTACAGCATTGAAGTTCTAAACCTAGCTGACTTCCTCCCCGCCCTGAAGGTGAAGCTTTCCTCATTTCGTAAATAAAAATACAGTAATCATATCTCATCAACATAAATCAGTAATATCGATTATCATGTGTAAATTATGGTGACATAACCTACATTACCACGTATACTCATAAAAATAAATATGTTAAAATTTGATCATAAATTATGAAGGTAAAAGATGTCAAGGTTCACGTACTTAAGGTACCCTTACCTGAACCAATACAGTTTTCATGGGAGCCTTTACCCCATCAAGATTATACGTTCAGTCTAATAGAGCTAAAAGGGGAAAATGGAGTAAAAGGTTATTCAGCCATAGAGCTTGGAAGTACGTACAAAGCATTTATAAACACCTATGTGAGACCACTTTTGGTTAATCTTCAGATAGACCTTGAATTAATACCCGATAGATTCTTACAAATAGGCTCATGGCTAATACAAAGGACTGGTGCATTAGAAGTTGCTATTTGGGACTTAATAGCTAAAAGTAATCAGTTACCTCTATATAAAATGTTAGGAGGAAAGAGGAAGAAAGTAAAGGTATATGCTAGTACCGGGAGATTAATGGATGTAAAGGAAACTATTGACTTAATAAATGATTATTATAGTAAGGGAATTGACATTGTGAAAATAAGGTTTAGGAGAAATTCTATAAAGGACGATTTGGCACTCCTGAGAGAAATAAGGAAGACATTTGGCGATAGTATAAGAATAGCAGTAGATGCTAATCAAGCATGGAGTTTCACTCCACCATACTGGGATAGAATGACAGCGCTTAAGGTCGCTAAAGAGCTGGAGGAGTACCATGTGGAGTGGCTTGAGGAACCCCTTTACAGGGAGGATATAGAGGGATATAGATGGCTGAGAGAGAGAAGTAATATCAAGATCAGCGGGGGAGAACTGGAATATGATTTGAGTAGGTTTAAGGCATTTGTGGATTCTAAGGCTCTCGATATAATTCAGGCTGATGCCGTTTACTCAAACGGTATAAGAGAATGTAGAGTTGTTGCCTCTTTAGCTGAGAGCCATAACTTGGAATTCTTACCACATGCATGGGATCCAGGAATGGGTTGGGTGGCTAACCTTCACTTATCGGCCTCTCTACCTGAATCTCTGACAAAGTATATAGAAACTCCCTTGGATCCACTGTGGTGGTTCAATGATGTACTTTTTGCTATTACAAAGAACAAGATAACAATAGAAGATGGTTACGCTATTCTACCAGAGGGTGGAGGTCTAGGACTAGAGGTAAGTGATGAGGCAATAAAAAAATATGAAGTAGAATGAGATTTTAGTACTGAGGATCGGAAACAGTAATGTACGAAAAGCAGTCTAAAGGAGAAAAGAAGGAAGAAAAAAGGAAGAAAGAGAGAAAGGAAAAATTAACATTCTCTTACTACATCAACTTTCATGAAACCATTTTCTTTACCTTTATCCTCTATCTTGAGGTTAAGATCATTTACCTGTAAGATGTATTTTAGGCTAACATACCAGTCATAGTCATTCATAAGTATCTCTACTGCCTCTCCACACTCCTGGATCTTTTTTATAGCTGTTAGCATTATCATTAAGGGGCTTTTACTTCCACAACTGTCTATTTTATCCAACTTTACGGTCTCTATTATTCTCATGGTTCAGATCCTTTCTTCACTGGTGAACCCACAACATTACCCCATTCAGCCCATGACCCGTCATATACTCTGACTGCTGGATATCCCAGTATGTACTTTAACACAAACCAAGTGTGGGCAGCTCTTTCCCCTATTCTACAGTAAGTTATAACTTCCTTCTCAGGTGTTATACCAGCATTTTGATATATTTTCTTTAACTCGTCCACTGACTTAAACTCACCGGTCTCAGGATTCACAGCCTGAGCCCATGGAATATTTGCAGCACCTGGTATGTGACCTCCAACTTGGGTTTGCTCATCAGCATACTCTGGTGGTGCCCTTATCTCACCTGTAAATTCCTTTGGAGATCTAACATCTACTAACACTAGTGATTTACCAATCTCACCTTTATTCAATCTCTGTAACAGTTCCCAGAAGAACGCTCTATGGCTACCCCAATCGACTTTCTTCACCTTATAACTACCCTTAGGATATTGTGGCTCCTTAGGTCCTTGCTCAGTTGGTAAGCCTTCTTTCGCCCATTTGGTTCTCCCTCCGTTAAGCACTCTTACATCATCATGACCGTAAGCCTTGAATAGCCAGAATGCGTAAACAGCAAACCAGTTGTTATAGTCCCCGTAAAGCACAATAGTTGTGTCGTTGTTTATCCCCTTTGATTCCATTAGTTCTTCAAATTGAGAGGGCTCAATAAAGTCTCTTACAACTGGGTGTCTGAGATCCTCCCTCCACCTAATTAGTACAGCTCCAGGAATGTGCCAAACATTGTATGCAGTACTTGGATCATAGTCTACCTCTGCTATCCTAACTTTAGGATCCTTTTGATGATCTAAAACCCATTTATAATCTACTATTACTTGTGTTGTAGTTTGTGTCATACTGATCAAGTATAAATATTTAGTCCTGAGTTTAAATCCTTTAAGAAATGTGCAAGTCTAGGAAATATTGTATCTTTTCTAAAAATTTCAGCCTTTATCTACCTTAACCATTGAAAGTAATCTTATGTTATTATTTGCCTTTGGCTAAAACCAGAACTTCATTAATTACCTCGTCAATATTACTAACACTACTATACTTTCTCCTTATCTCATCCAAACTGATCTTCTTCTCGGTCATATGTTTAATAAGAACATCGTAGGTAATACCAACAAGGATTTGATCGTCTATCTTTCCCTTATACTTCGTCCTTAACTTATCAATTACCTCGTCTACCGTACACCCTTTACTCTCAGTCGGGGTAGAAAGAATTTTATTATCCTTTAATTTCCATGTCATACTAGTAACTTGTCTGAAGAGACTAAATATCTTTTGATTTTAAACTTCACTTTAAGAAAATTTCCATAACAAGCTTCTCATTTTAACAACGTCTCCTAATATCAACATTGACGGAGAAGAAGGTCTAACATTAACTAAATCCTTCAACTTCATCACGCTAACCCTTTGGTCAACATATGTTCCATGCTCTACTACTGCAACGTCATCTAAAGATGATCTCCTTGACATCAGACCCTTACTTACCTCTTCCAATCTTTTACCAGCCATTAATACAACTAATGTCCCTTTATCTGGGACTTTACTGAAGTCAAATAAGTTTCCTCCCTCTGTGACCCCTGAAAGAACCGTAACCATGTCAGAGAAACCATTCGAGGTTAAAGGTATACCAGCATAAGCTGGAACTGAGTTTACTGCAGAAACTCCAGGTATAACTTCGCACTGAATTCCCTCAGCAATCATGTTGTAACATAATTGAGGACCTCTACCAAATACGTATGGATCCCCATTTTTTAGCCTTACAATAACGTCATATCCTCTTAGATACCTTCTAATCACTTCAATTTCATCTTCGTCAGAAGACAACATGTACTTTACGCTGTTTTCCCTAGCATAAATTACAGCCTGAATAGTCAACTTATCATATATTACAACGTCTGCCGCCTGTAAACACTTTAAACCTTTCAGGGTTAATAGCTCAGGATCTCCAGGACCTGCACCAATTACAATTACTTTCTTTTTAAGACTCACTGAACTTGCTCACCTCCTCAAGTCTCATGGATAGGAGCTTATGGTACTCAGTATATCCCTCAACTTTTTTATCAAACTTATGTGGTTTCATTAGGTCTTTGACCTTTTCATGAGACTTCAACCACTCAATTATTTTATCGTTACCTAGTTTCCTAAATACCTCACCGGGAGTCTTTCCTAAATCTTTATTCATCTCATAGAGCTGGAATAACGCCACATTCACATCTGCTAATCTACTTGCTGGAACTTGATATAGGTAAATTACGTTCTCGTTGTGGTCAATTAGAGGTTCCCCCACTCTTTCCTTGTCCCCACCAATCTTAAGCATATATAGCTCATACCCACTGCCAATCCATCCTATTGGATGTAACGCGGGTCTGGAACATTGTGCTACACAACCAGAGACACCAATGGATACATCACTATTACCCCATCCTCTCCCCTCTAATTCGTCAATAAGTTTGGGTAGAAATCTCTCAGAATCTGTAAAGGACATCTTACACGTCGGAAAACCTACACACGCACTTGAAATAGTTCTTAATTTCGAGTAAGGTTTGCCATTCCTTAAACCATAACCAAATTCCCTCAAAATGTTTTCTATTTCATGTTTGTCCTCATCTGATATTTCCGAAATAATTAAATGCTGGTTTGGAGTGATAAAGAACTTAAGGTTCTCAAATTTATCAGCGATATATCTTACCATTGATTTAATTCTACCGTTTTGGTTATCTATGAGTCTACCATTCTCTACAAAGATACCAAAAATCCATTTATCTCCAAATTTTTGCCAACCCAAGTGTAAATCCCTTATTAGATTCACCTTAACTACTGGGCCTAATTCCACACCACTATATTCCTTTATTCTCTCTCTCATCCAAATAATTCCAAATTTATGAACAACGTATTTCAACCTAGCCCAATGCCTATTCTTCCTGTCCCCCCAATCCTGTTGTATCCTAACTATAGAGTCTAAAACTTTCAATAGGTCGTCCTCGCTTACCGTACCCAAAGGAAGTGCTAAAGCAGAAAATGTCGGATAACCATTATTCTCGCCCATTCCTCCACCAACATATAACTGATATTTATCTATCTTTCCACTTCTGGAGACAAGGGGGACTATTCCAATGTCGTTGGATTTAGCTTCTATACAGTCATCCACATAATAATCTTCTCCTATTTTCATTATTCCAGCAATTCCTATTTTGAACTTCCTAGGTAGCAAGTTATCTGCATATTCGTAGTGTCCCTCAGGATTTTCCTCTCGTAAAGTTGATGATGCCTCTTCACTTAATTCAAAAACTTGGATGTACAGATTAGACGGAAGTCTAAAATATCTAGCTATCTTACGTGCTAAATCGTTGGAATTGAATATCCCATAGTAACTAGATATGGGGCAACCTACAGTGTTCCTTACGTTATCTCCACAGCCGTTAAGCGTAAAGTATCCTGTCTCTGCTATCTCCCTAATCGCATTTACTAAATCTCTCTTCTTAACATGATGAAACTGTATATCTTGCCTTGTTGTTAACTTTATACTGGGTTGATTGAACGCAGTGTAAGCATCACTAATAGTATACTTATTTGCTATGTCATCGAACATTCTCCATTGCCTAGAGGATATTGGACCTCCTCCAGGTATTGAAACCCTTATCATGTAGATCCAGTCTTTAACCTGACTGATCCTAGCCTTCTCCCTGTGGAACTCCACATAAATACCAAAGCTTTTGGCTATTAGGGACACTTCATTCTCTAGATCCTCTCTCGTCAAATTTTTAAGAGCGTTCTTAACGTTTATGGTATCTTCTTTTAGACCCCTAGTTTTAGCTTTTATCTTCTCTTCTTCAGAGTAGTTCCCTGGATCTGTTTTAAATTGGGGTTCGATAGGAATGTTAGTTCACCTCTCCCTGAAATGCAAACCACATTCCTTATCTCCTGACTGCTCCCACCACCACCTTCCTGCTCTAGGATGCTCCCATGACTTGACAGCCCTAGTACAGGGTTCACAACCTATGCTCTTATAGCCCATGTCATAAAGCTTGTTATAGGGCAAATTATTCCTCTTAATATACTCCCACACTTGCTCCCATGTCCAGTCAGCTAAAGGATTGATTTTTATTATACCACCGTTCACCTCATCTACCTCTATCTTTTTGATTTTAGTTCTGGTCACATTCTGCTCTCTCCTAAGCCCCGTTATCCAAGCATCTAAACCCTTTAAAGCCCTTTGTAGAGGTTTAACTTTTCTTACCTCACAACAGAGCTTCCTAAACTCTACACTCTTGTAAAATAAATTAACGCCATATCTATTCACCATATCTTCAACGTCTTCTTTATCAGGAAAATATATCCTAATTTCAGTCTTTGGATACTTAGTTCTTAATTCGTCAATAAGATTATATGTCTCTTGGTTTAATCTTCCCGTATCTATAATGAAAATTATAGGCTTATCGGCAATTTGATTCATTATATCCAGAATTACAATATCCTCTGCCTGTAAACTACAGGCTAGTGCAATCCTTGGATAAAACTCATGAATACTCCATCTTAATACTTCTAAAGGTTCACTATTCTCAAAGTGATTATTTAGTTCCTCGATCTCTTTCTGGTTAAACATACTACAAACGACTACTGATAAAATAGTGTAGTTTAAATTTTAGTATTTCGATATATGCAACTTTTGCACAAGTAACTAGAAATATAAATATGTATTGTAGTTTTAGTGTAATGATTGGGCATGGAAAGATTGAAATTAGTGAGAGAATTACAAAAATTAATGATTTTAAGGAATTAAAATCTGTTGAAGTGAAAAGACAGATAGCTCATGAAATTATAAGCATAAGTTACGGCTTTTTATCGCCATTAAGAGGTTTCATGAATTATGAAGAGGTAGACAGTGTAGTAGAGGAGATGAGGTTACCAAATGGTGTTCTTTGGCCTATACCAATAGTTTTAGACCTAAATGAGAGCGAAGCTGAGGAAGTAAAGGAGGGTGATGTAATTGGATTCACGTATATGGGTAAACCTTTAGCTATAATGAAGGTTGAAGAGAAATTCAGTTACGATAAGGGTAAGATGGCTGAGAAAGTTTATAAAACCAGAGATGTAAAGCATCCGGGAGTAAAAAGAACTCTCTCGTATAAGGAGAAATTCGTTTCAGGTGAAGTTTACCTTGTGAACGTGCCTAAGTTTACCTCAGTTTATTCAGATTTTTGGTTGACACCTAGGCAACATAGAGAGTTATTCGAAAGGATGGGATGGAAAAAAGTAGTTGCATTTCAGACCAGAAATGTACCTCACACTGGACATGAGTACTTAATGAAGTTTGCTTGGTTTGCAGCAAATGATGGATTAAGAGTTGATGAGCCTAGAACTGGAATATTGGTCAATGTGGTCATAGGCGAGAAGAGGATAGGTGACTACATTGATGAGGCAATACTATTAACACATAAAGCACTTGTTGATGCGGGTTACATCAGCAAGAGAGTTCATAAGCTCTCATTCACGCTATGGGATATGAGATATGCTGGACCTAGAGAGGCTTTGCTTCATGCAATTATTAGGACTA is drawn from Sulfolobus acidocaldarius SUSAZ and contains these coding sequences:
- a CDS encoding sulfate adenylyltransferase, producing MIGHGKIEISERITKINDFKELKSVEVKRQIAHEIISISYGFLSPLRGFMNYEEVDSVVEEMRLPNGVLWPIPIVLDLNESEAEEVKEGDVIGFTYMGKPLAIMKVEEKFSYDKGKMAEKVYKTRDVKHPGVKRTLSYKEKFVSGEVYLVNVPKFTSVYSDFWLTPRQHRELFERMGWKKVVAFQTRNVPHTGHEYLMKFAWFAANDGLRVDEPRTGILVNVVIGEKRIGDYIDEAILLTHKALVDAGYISKRVHKLSFTLWDMRYAGPREALLHAIIRTNLGCTHHIFGRDHAGVGNYYSPYEAHEIFDKINEDDLLIKPIFIRENYYCPKCGTIENDILCDHDSDKQEFSGSLIRSIIMDEVKPTKMVMRSEVYDVLMESAKKYGFGTPFVTEEYLNRRESIFELSDV
- a CDS encoding uroporphyrin-III C-methyltransferase — its product is MSLKKKVIVIGAGPGDPELLTLKGLKCLQAADVVIYDKLTIQAVIYARENSVKYMLSSDEDEIEVIRRYLRGYDVIVRLKNGDPYVFGRGPQLCYNMIAEGIQCEVIPGVSAVNSVPAYAGIPLTSNGFSDMVTVLSGVTEGGNLFDFSKVPDKGTLVVLMAGKRLEEVSKGLMSRRSSLDDVAVVEHGTYVDQRVSVMKLKDLVNVRPSSPSMLILGDVVKMRSLLWKFS
- a CDS encoding nitrite reductase, whose amino-acid sequence is MPIEPQFKTDPGNYSEEEKIKAKTRGLKEDTINVKNALKNLTREDLENEVSLIAKSFGIYVEFHREKARISQVKDWIYMIRVSIPGGGPISSRQWRMFDDIANKYTISDAYTAFNQPSIKLTTRQDIQFHHVKKRDLVNAIREIAETGYFTLNGCGDNVRNTVGCPISSYYGIFNSNDLARKIARYFRLPSNLYIQVFELSEEASSTLREENPEGHYEYADNLLPRKFKIGIAGIMKIGEDYYVDDCIEAKSNDIGIVPLVSRSGKIDKYQLYVGGGMGENNGYPTFSALALPLGTVSEDDLLKVLDSIVRIQQDWGDRKNRHWARLKYVVHKFGIIWMRERIKEYSGVELGPVVKVNLIRDLHLGWQKFGDKWIFGIFVENGRLIDNQNGRIKSMVRYIADKFENLKFFITPNQHLIISEISDEDKHEIENILREFGYGLRNGKPYSKLRTISSACVGFPTCKMSFTDSERFLPKLIDELEGRGWGNSDVSIGVSGCVAQCSRPALHPIGWIGSGYELYMLKIGGDKERVGEPLIDHNENVIYLYQVPASRLADVNVALFQLYEMNKDLGKTPGEVFRKLGNDKIIEWLKSHEKVKDLMKPHKFDKKVEGYTEYHKLLSMRLEEVSKFSES
- a CDS encoding phosphoadenosine phosphosulfate reductase — protein: MFNQKEIEELNNHFENSEPLEVLRWSIHEFYPRIALACSLQAEDIVILDIMNQIADKPIIFIIDTGRLNQETYNLIDELRTKYPKTEIRIYFPDKEDVEDMVNRYGVNLFYKSVEFRKLCCEVRKVKPLQRALKGLDAWITGLRREQNVTRTKIKKIEVDEVNGGIIKINPLADWTWEQVWEYIKRNNLPYNKLYDMGYKSIGCEPCTRAVKSWEHPRAGRWWWEQSGDKECGLHFRER
- a CDS encoding isocitrate lyase (catalyzes the reversible formation of glyoxylate and succinate from isocitrate; glyoxylate bypass pathway) → MNIRDIWNEETRRIEQEWSEDPRWKGIKRSYTASDVVKLRGSVRIEYTLAKLGAQKLWKLLNTEPYVATFGALTGSQAVEMAKAGLKAIYVSGWQVAADNNLSNQTYPDLSLYPSNSVPNLIRRLNNALLRADQISWSEGKRDVDYLLPIVADAEAGFGGPIHAFELTKAMIEAGAAGVHFEDQLASEKKCGHLGGKVLIPTGAFIRVLNAARLASDVLGVPTILIARTDALNAAYLSNDIDERDTAFLTGKRTPEGYYEVKGGIEYTIARGLAYAPYADLLWFETSRPDLDEAKQFADAIHAHFPGKMLAYNLSPSFNWKKFMDDSKIGKFIEELGDMGYKFQFITLAGWHLINYHTFTLARAYKNEGMLGYVRLQELEFQAQREGYTAVSHQREVGTEYFDLVLTIASGGNASTTAMKGSTEAEQFVQVEQKARK
- a CDS encoding AbrB family transcriptional regulator: MAKVLRVGRKYAIYIPKEIVDEMKIKEGDLLVVTREGDKITLVPLKRPTGYWAEIDADEVEKVGEEITRSFGING
- a CDS encoding VapC-type toxin, which translates into the protein MEKKLLDHSELMVDTSLLLPFLGIKVRGVNENLLEGKNIYYPSLMLVELIAVVIKEARKLGLGLIPQDAIKGLSYINHTVNLVLMEELDLNVVYDIVSKGWNDIFDAILYSSHSFTKIPLVTLDRMFYEFLNKNSFDTRGIILVTR
- a CDS encoding thiosulfate sulfurtransferase; this translates as MTQTTTQVIVDYKWVLDHQKDPKVRIAEVDYDPSTAYNVWHIPGAVLIRWREDLRHPVVRDFIEPSQFEELMESKGINNDTTIVLYGDYNNWFAVYAFWLFKAYGHDDVRVLNGGRTKWAKEGLPTEQGPKEPQYPKGSYKVKKVDWGSHRAFFWELLQRLNKGEIGKSLVLVDVRSPKEFTGEIRAPPEYADEQTQVGGHIPGAANIPWAQAVNPETGEFKSVDELKKIYQNAGITPEKEVITYCRIGERAAHTWFVLKYILGYPAVRVYDGSWAEWGNVVGSPVKKGSEP
- a CDS encoding mandelate racemase translates to MKVKDVKVHVLKVPLPEPIQFSWEPLPHQDYTFSLIELKGENGVKGYSAIELGSTYKAFINTYVRPLLVNLQIDLELIPDRFLQIGSWLIQRTGALEVAIWDLIAKSNQLPLYKMLGGKRKKVKVYASTGRLMDVKETIDLINDYYSKGIDIVKIRFRRNSIKDDLALLREIRKTFGDSIRIAVDANQAWSFTPPYWDRMTALKVAKELEEYHVEWLEEPLYREDIEGYRWLRERSNIKISGGELEYDLSRFKAFVDSKALDIIQADAVYSNGIRECRVVASLAESHNLEFLPHAWDPGMGWVANLHLSASLPESLTKYIETPLDPLWWFNDVLFAITKNKITIEDGYAILPEGGGLGLEVSDEAIKKYEVE